CATTAATCAGTTTGTTACTTCCTAAATTTGTTCTTCTCTGATGAACAGTCCTAATTTTCCTTTCTAAGCTTTAGCCTCTACCAAATGGCAACTGAAAGTATTACCTTCCTTTTTTCATAAGAAGATATTGAAGCTCAGATAATATGGAGTCATTAGAATAGGAAGAAACCTCAGAACCGTAACACATACGCTAACCTACTTAACTGGAGAAGAGAGTTGGTATTAACATGAACAGAGCAtcactttatttcattctttaaaccCTCCACAGGGAGATACGCTCAATGTTCTACAGTCTCATGACCCTGAAGCCTTATCTCTAGACAGGCCTCCtccctttaaaatattatgttttatttttatatctgcattctttccatcccccctccccctcccactgcCCCAGTTGAgagatcaagaaaaacaaaatccttattaCCTTATCACGTATGGTCAAGCAAAGCCAATGTCTAAAAAAATACACCTTCATAGTCAGTTTCTGTGAGTAGATACCATGGTTTACTCATGTTCTTCAACCCATGCGTCTGCTCTCTGAAGTCTAAGTTCACCACTTGGTGAATacaagaatacaaatacaaacaaaaaagaaagagagctcctgccctcaagaagattacattcttaaatttttttttgtttattcctttttttttaattacatggaGGAACaactttttaacaattgttttctgttgttttaccatccaaattctcttccttcctgccttctccagatggtaaacaatctgagGTGGGTTATTCTAGTGTTGTCAAGCAATACAAATATCCATATTCTGCAcatcatgaaagaagacatatatcaccttacaagaaaaaactcattaaGGAAATAAGGTGAGAAATGGCAAGGTTCAACCTGCTTTCAGACTCTGACAATTCCAAGAAGATTACATTCCAATGGTGGAAGACAGAGGACCAAAAAGAACTGAGGTGGAAGAGGAGAAAGCACTGAGTAGAGTCCCATACAGACCTGGAAGAATAGTGAAGGAGTGAGTATGATTGGCTTGGACACCTCAGATGGGGATTCTGGGGCTGAACTCACCAACTGGAGAAGGTGGCTgcaggattgtgtgtgtgtgtaaatcttCCATTCTCCCAGAATGCCTTCTTTTTGttcctctcctcctccactcCCAGGAGCTGAAGGGAATATCTGGAATTTGGTCTCAGAGATGAAGGCCTTCACTTCCTATGCTTAAAGATCATCCCAGGTGTCTATAAGGTTTTCCAATCTAATATATCCTGATCCTCTCCCAAAGCCATAATAAGGCTCTCTGTTTTTTTAGAGATCAGGTTGGCACATTTGGTGCCTTTATACAATAAAAACATTGTACCCTAGCCAGAAATTGTGGATCCAAGGGCACAGAAAAACTTGTAGAATTTATGATTTAAGCATTTGGTATAGTTATTTTTGACTACTGGGGTGATATGGCCTTCTGAGGGAGTTGTCAGCACTCACATCAAGGTTTATTGTGATTATTCTTACAACAACTTATAAAAGATTACAGATATTTCCCAAGCCCATGCAGGCTCCCTTTCATCCCTTTCTCTGCCCAATCTTTTGAAAAATCAATTAGCCCCTGGCTAGATGCAGTTTCTTGTCAGAAATATTAAAGGTCAAATGTTGTTACGAAGAGGAAATTTCCAGCCAGTCATTGCATTCTGCTTTCTCTGATCCTTGACATTTAGCTTCTCTGAAGATAAATTGCTGAGTTTCCTGTGGATCTATTGCTTTATTGGTTATGTTTTCCAATGGAAAAATCCATGTGGTCAGAAGAACCTGAGATATTCAACAACCCCAATAATCCCAACCACCAACCAATCAACAGACATTATTAGGCATTCTAGTCAGGTAAGGTGAATGAACTCTGTgaatctaggaaaaaaaatgtgacagGTTCTCCCCATCTCATATTCCTCTCATTATTGGGGGCTTAGCCTTCACCCTTTTCAAAGGGTGACCACTGGCTAGCACCACCCTACTCTACACCCCAGACCCATAGGCAAGCCGCAGGTATGTCCACCATCCCATCTCTTATCTCAACCCTGACTCTTTCCAGGACTCTAACCCCCACAGGGAGAGTGGGGTAAGGGTGGTGAGAGTCTGTGATTGTCCTTTTAAGGGAAGCTTCCATGTTTCTTTTTGACCTTCTGGTCTGCCTCATGGCCTGCCTGTCCTGCTGATTTCTGTGCCTTTCATCTGACTACCTCTTTTGCCCTCTCCCAGAACCTCTCCTTAGCCTCTCCCTTTTCAAGCCACCTTCAATGGCTCCCCATGGTCTACATTGTAATGGCAGACTCCTTGGACTGGCATTCAAGGACTGCCAATAATAATTAACCAACATATAGTTAATCAGGAAGACCTCTTATTTTTATACCCAGAGAAGGAGAGAGTCACTTTTTCCAAGTTCCAAGGGTAGAATTATGACCCCTCCAATTCTTACATATGCCATCTTAAAAATGAAGGGGCTAGGTTAGTTAAGGTCTAAGGCCCCTCTTGaacatctttcatggtcctgacTGCAACTAACCAGCTGTTTTATAGTTCTGAAACCTATGGATTCAGATTTCAGAACTTCTTCGGATGCTCGAGGGCATGGAACCAGATAACTAAAAGGTCCTTTCTACAATGGACACTGTTAATGTTCTTCATAACAAACCCTTCAAGTTGTGACCCCCATATTCCATGGTCTTGTGTCCCTTCCTGGTAGTCAacgaggggaaaggagaaaagaaaataaatatttatatagagcctactgtgtgccaggcaccactctgagtgctttataaatattagctcattctatCAAACACCTATTAagcatacaaagaaaagcaaaaacatggtCTTTGTCCTCAGGGACCTTCCTAATTGGGGAgagaggaatttaaaaaattgtatatcCTGTGAAAATGGAAGTTCtcaaaaggaaggcactagagatgtggggggaaaggagaaagaaaagcctCCTGCAGAAGGGGACatttgagttgaatcttgaagaGAGTGAGGGAAACAAggcaaaggaagggaagaggataagcattccaggtatgggaaaCAGAGGCAGGAGGCAGAAGCTCAagaagaccagtgtcactggactgTAGACTACAAGGAGGGATTTAGGGTAGaaagagactggaaaggtaagaaggggccaggttgtgaagggctttaaaagctaacaGAGGAATTGAGCTTTCATCCTGGTAGTCTAGGAAGCTAGTGGAGTACATCGAGTAAGGGAATGATCAGGCTAGCACTGGAGAAAGATTGTTTTGGtggctgaatagaggatggatttgagaaaggagagacttgaggaaggCAGACCCAACAATAAtgattgcaataatccaggcatgCTTCCACTGTGGTTGGGACAGTGTCTGGGGAGAGTGATGCACATAGAAAAGGAATATTCACCATCCACCAAAGCAATCAGATACATGGTGTGATGGTGAGTGATGAGTTGAAGATGATGCCTAGGTTCTGGGACTAGGTATGACTGGGAGAATGGCTGTACCTTGGAGAGTAAGAGGGAAATATGGAAGGGGAGtctgggggaaaagataatgatgtCCACGGGACATCCGATTCTAGATGTCCAATAGGAAGTTGGAGATGTGAGGCTGGTGATAAAATCAAGACATAACTCAGGGTGGAATGTGTGGATCTGGGAATGATCTATATAGAGGCGATAACTGAACCATGAGAGCCAATGAGAGCACCATGAGATAGAAGAGAGCAGAAATTCTTAACTATTTGTTTGCCAGGGACCCTTTTGGGAGTCTGATGAAGCCTTTCGACCCCTAGATACCTTctcagagtaatatttttaaaggcatttaaaaatcaaatacataggattacaaagaaaaccattcCTATTGGAATAAATGaatcaaaatgtttttgaaaGTTCAGCAAAGATGATTTTGGCTCTAGTCTGACTATGCCCTCTCTGTACCCCCCCCcaacttctttttgtttgttgttctggattaagcactgagaatacaaatgaaggcaagatagtccctgctttcaagctCATTCTCAAGGAGTGGTGGGATTTAATTAGTGATCCCCAAACTCCAGCTTTACCCCTCTACTTTGGACAGATGGCAATTTTAGGCACACCTAGTCCTTTCACTTGGTTCTTAATGCTGCTTCCTCTTCTCCAGTTTGTCCCTGACTCTTTGTAGCTCCTCTATTCTTCTTCATTCCCTCATTTTGCTCAGTAACCCACATTCCAGAAATCCAAGTAAAAATTCACAAGGCAAAAATGTAACTCATAGTAAAtatctggaaaataaattaaattaaatcgtAAGGAGCTTTTGGAAGCGAGGACCCaaataattctcattttagaACTAGATAGGATGTTTGAGATCATTTATAATGGGGGTCTTAACCTATTTTATGTCATGGATGCTTTTGGCAATTTGGTGAAGCTTATGGACTCTGTCTTAGAGTAATGTCTTTAAGTGCATGaaatacataagattataaaggaaatcagtTACAGGGTTCCCTTCCACAGTATGGGGGTTAGGGgcattccccctcctcccctgtgatctggaaaatctatGTAAACATTTTTGGTCCTCTATTCACACTAGAGAAgaaatttgaatgttttctttttcttttgtggagtgtttacagtaccttattgtaaaatttgatttaagtatttggtcataagctatatgtaggtcaatgttaaataaaaatactgtataaaaaagaaacaaatttatttcacttttaaattttaatatttattcatattataatgatataatatgaatattttattttaatatttattcatattatgatatatgaataaatattaaataaatataaaacaaaaataatataagcaaatattaaaatttaagagTGAAAGAACTTTGAAAAGATAATACTGAACATAAGGCATATATAACAAAAGACATTAAAATAACAacagtatatatattttatacatttatgagttactaaacttttgaAGATATTTCTACATTTTAGCCTTTGAGTGTTGTCTACtggctttcatgttcttttcataaactttgattttttacttattttaattttttaaaagaaatagcaTATTTTTGGTATTAAAATAgattgatattatacaatactatacatgtattttgtacatttctgatttttttctgtgACATCTGCTGGTCTTTGTGTATCATCTGCAGCTTTTGCAAAAACTTCCCCAAATctacatttaatttcttatgccaacctgtgATTTATTGAAACTGTGTAGGGAAAAGTAGTGATATGGGAGAGATACTTGTATATTAAAATCTATTTATCGAAATTTGCCCCAGTACCAAGCAGATGAATGGGCGTGTTACAAGGAGAGCACTTTAGGGCAGATACTTGGGAGAGAGAAAGCTTGAATTGACTTCTACCAAaggagaataattttaatttaattaatttattttttaaaaatccttaccttccgtcttggagtcaatactgtgtattggctccaaggcagaagagtgataagggctaggcaatgggggtcaagtgacttgcccagggtcacacagctaggaagtggctgaggccacatttgaacctaggacctcctgtctctaggcttggttctcaatccactgagctacccagctgccccctattttattatttttttttagtctaaAAGTGTGACCAAATATACTCAGAGCCTACAGGTTACCagttcttataaaaataataattgattatttGAATGACAGCAACCTTCAGTTAGAAATATTTATCAAGAACCTATTGTGTTAGGCAGATGGGGTCGGGGGGAGATATAGATTAGCTTCCTTCATGCAGTTTCCAGTCTTAAAGCTAATAATGGCTTGACATGGTTACCTCTATTATCTCGTTTGATGTTTGTCTGTGAGGGATGCAGAATAGTGATAAATCCTGAAACACACCAGTCTGAGAAGATGCCAATTTGCCAGTGAGTCCAGGAGCCATGGAAAGGGATGTTGAAAGTACAAGCAGATTGCAATAGGCTTCCAGGTACCAAAAGAAATGGCTCCAAAGATATTATGGCGGACACACATGCCTGGAAAAGGAAGGGCTCATTTGATGATGAAAGCATGTTAAAAAGGGCTTTATTTGCTTTCTAGACTGCTGCTCTGGGGCTAGTGTGAACCAGAGGAAGGTCTCCAGGACACTAGTGGGTTCTTTTGGAAAAAATTCCTGGGAGCGCATGGATGAGGATTTCTTACTGCCCGATGGGGAGTGGCACATAGACAGAGTCTTTGGGGAGAGTCAGAGCTTTATTTCAACATATCACGGTTCAATCTGGAAAGCGTCAATGAAATATGCTACCAATGTCATTGCTATCATTGGAAAACGGACTCTTAACTTGTGCCCTTCTCCTAATATGTTATAATTGCATAAGTCGGTAACACAACAGGCTGCATAAAACTGTAGATACTTTCTTTCTTGAATATCCTGGAATGGACAGGTGGATGAACAATATTTGATAATACGCCTCTTGTCAGTCTCTGTTTGgccataaaagggaaaagaaaaaatatgtaagtCAGCTTTAGAATTCACCAGTTTTGGTACAAAAATGACATCTATTTGCCTATACAAAGCAATTTCTAGACTCCCCTTcaggatcaaattaaaaaaccttcTGTTGGTTTTTTAAAGCTAATCTCTTAACAACTTGGCCGGCTCCTTCCTTTATAGTCTCCTTACACTTTACTCCCCAATATGGGCTCTTATATACCTTTCCATGGCCCAACTCAAggctatttttctttattccatgcctggaatatccTCCCTCCTTGGctctccctcctgccttccctggtttccttcaaggcttagcttaAATTCTACCTTAGTCTACCTTACTCAGTCTCCCTCCATGCTTCCTCAGATATGACCTCCAATTTAACTGTCCAAATATTTTGTTTCGCCATTAAAATCCAAATCCCACAAGGATAGGGACTTTTTGTCTTCCTTCCTATCCTTAATGGTGGGGCATTTTTGTAGCCtgccttccctggtttccttcaaggcttagcttaAATTCTACCTTAGTCTACCTTACTCAGTCTCCCTCCATGCTTCCTCAGATATGACCTCCAATTTAACTGTCCAAATATTTTGTTTCGCCATTAAAATCCAAATCCCACAAGGATAGGGACTTTTTGTCTTCCTTCCTATCCTTAATGGTGGGGCATTTTTGTAGCATGTACTTTGTGCCagccactatgctaagtgcttttttataaatattataaatattatctcatttcattttttcagaaatctgcaaagtagatgctattatcatcttcatttaaCAGTGAAAGAATTTTagctgaaagaggttaagtgacttgctcaaaatcatCCAGCTatggagtgtctgaggctggatttgaacctgattctaggtccagcaccTTATCCATTATGCCAACTATCTGTTCCTAGAGTTTtcatgaggaaaactgaggcctctTGGTCTAGAAATGATCTTGAAAGTATCCGGTACATCTAGGAAACTAAAATGAACTTAAAATTAGATTAGAAAGCTTAGGCACCATTTAGTCTTCTAGGAGatggggtattttttttaaataaacatttcttaaatttcagaaaattaattagtttgttggttacattaaaattcctaggtacttccttctctctctcccttctctgcgCTAGAGAAGGCATAGCatgacaaaaatatgtataatatcaactatatcttttgtgtttctatttatcaggtcTTTCgatggaggtggacattcacaagttattcttcaaacatgaaTTCTGCAGCTACCTGTAATGTTCTGgatctactcatttcacttttcatcattttatgtaagtctttccatttttttaaactaacctgctcatcatttcttatggcacagtagtattccatcacaaacatatgccacaacttatttagctatttcccagttgatagatatcccctcaatttccagttctttgttgccACAAatagagctgctacaaatattttacaacatagaggttcttttcctttcccccgaTCATCTTGGGATACAGACTCAATAGCGGTATTTCTGACTTTTAAGGAATACACAGTTTTGTAATTCTTTGAGCAAaattccagattactctccaaaatgattagatcagttcagtttcaccaacaatgtattggtgtccccattttcctatattccttccaacatttgtcattttgccataTTATCATTTTAGCCTATCTAATAGGTATGAGTTAATGAACACTTCTGAAAAGGCATAGTGGGACCTTTGCATATAAGACTTCTTAGTTGGGAAAAAAATCACTGGATTTGGCAGGTCCTtaattcaaattctagttcttccAAGACTTTTTTTAGGTCACTTAATTTTTGTTCCTCAAtcacttcatttataaaatggaaagttGGGACTGTATAATCTCTAAATCATGTTCCTGATCAGGCAGTTGATATTCCTGAATTCCATTCTAGTCCCATCAttctatattatttgttttaaggtcccttccaggtaaAAAAACTACAATTCTATATAAAAAAGACATAGCATTCccagatttagatctggaaaggacctttgaggtcatctaatctaatccctttattttatagatgaggacagtAAAGTCCATTGAGATTATATAATTTGTTCGGTCATCTTGGTAGTGAGAAGCAGATCATGGACTCCAGATTATCACTCATTCTtcccactgctctatccactccATGTTTCCATATGCAATGAAGGCCTCCCTATATGAGGGTTTGGTGACTGCCTAGGACCAGTGGATGTATTTATCTGGATGGATCTCCCCAGCAGCACATGAAAACACTGACACTTGGTTAGGATAGAATGGAGACAACCAAGGAACAAACAACTGTGAGAAGATGGTGGGGATTATTACCCAATTTCGTAAACACGCAGAATTTCTCCTCCGGATTACACTTGGTTGGGTTTGAACATTGTATATCGCCACTACACACATGGCACTTGAGGAAAGATTCTGTAAGGAAGACAAAAAGAACAAGTACATAACATATAAGACAGGAAGCTGTACATTTCCATTCATCAAACATTCCTGTCCTCCCATTGGAAACACTAACCCAATTTACCCAACTGAATAATGAAGTTATATATACTATTGTAATAATGAAGGCAATATAAAAGCActcatttctatagtgctttaagacttACTGTAGAatcttcctcacaacaaccctgagaaacaAGTCATGCATGAACTGCATGATAAAATGCACGAGTCTCTATTTTCCTCgatgagaaaagtgagactcAAAAAAGGGAGActatcaatgcaaccaaaattagaaaggaagcaacaagttgggggaaaa
This sequence is a window from Monodelphis domestica isolate mMonDom1 chromosome 3, mMonDom1.pri, whole genome shotgun sequence. Protein-coding genes within it:
- the LOC103095120 gene encoding lymphocyte antigen 6D-like; the encoded protein is MEALLSVIMFVVLPYSNNDAFIPTTVKTASSDKSQLLGFNIEPRKGNLTGVITTEMTTVPESFLKCHVCSGDIQCSNPTKCNPEEKFCVFTKLETDKRRIIKYCSSTCPFQDIQERKYLQFYAACCVTDLCNYNILGEGHKLRVRFPMIAMTLVAYFIDAFQIEP